CGAACGCCGTCACGTCGTTGTAAGCCGCCGGCAGTACGCTCACGCTGAATGCCTCCAACACCCCCACCAGCAGCCCGCCCAGCACGGCAGCCAGCGGATTGCCCAGTCCGCCCAGGATGGCTGCGGAGAAGCCTTTGATCGCCAGCCCGCTGCCCATTTCATAGTGGGTCATCGTAATCGGTGAAATCACGCAGCCGGCCATCGCGCCCAACGCCGCGCTCAGGACAAAGGACAATGTCCGCATGTTCGGGATGTTGATGCCGGCGAGCATGGCGGCCTCGGGATTCGACGAACATGCGCGCATCGCCCGGCCGCGCATCGTGTACTTCAGGAATCCGTGCAGAAGAACGACGGTAACCCCGACCGTGGCCAACACCCACAGCACTTGCGGCGAGATCGCCGCCCCGAACAAGTGGACCGATGAGATCTCGTTGCCCGTGAAGTAAGGAAGAGACCGCACCTTCTCGTCCCACACGTGCAACGCGGCTTCCTGTATGACGATGGACAACCCGATCGTGATGATCACCATGTGCAGCAGCGAGTGCCGCCGCAACCGGCGAAAGAACACCAGCTCAAGCAGGCCCCCCACCAACGCGACGATCAACACCGCGGCCGCCACCGCCACCGGCAACGGCAGGAAAAAAGCCAAGGTAACCGCCACCATGCCGCCCAGCATGACGAACTCGCCTTGGGCGAAGTTCAAAATGCCTGTCGCGCTATAGATCAAGTTGAACCCGATGGCTACGACCGCATAGATACTGCCCTTCGTGATGCCGGACAGAAAATACTGCAGTATGAGATCGCCTTGTCTCATTCTATTCCCGTGTGGCAGGAAGCCCCGGCTTCGCTTCGCCGGGGCTTCTTTACAATACCCCGTAGCGTCACCCTATGTTCGTGACGTTCCGGCCTACTTCTTGTACAGACTGAATTTGCCGTCTTTTACCGTCATCATGTCGAAGGCATCGAGACCCAGCCCCGTGTGGTCTTCCGGCGAGAAATTGAAAATCCCTGCCGTGCCCGCGAACCCTTTCAG
This sequence is a window from Candidatus Hydrogenedentota bacterium. Protein-coding genes within it:
- a CDS encoding branched-chain amino acid ABC transporter permease, with amino-acid sequence MRQGDLILQYFLSGITKGSIYAVVAIGFNLIYSATGILNFAQGEFVMLGGMVAVTLAFFLPLPVAVAAAVLIVALVGGLLELVFFRRLRRHSLLHMVIITIGLSIVIQEAALHVWDEKVRSLPYFTGNEISSVHLFGAAISPQVLWVLATVGVTVVLLHGFLKYTMRGRAMRACSSNPEAAMLAGINIPNMRTLSFVLSAALGAMAGCVISPITMTHYEMGSGLAIKGFSAAILGGLGNPLAAVLGGLLVGVLEAFSVSVLPAAYNDVTAFAILLLVLFVRPHGLLGRPAGESVREF